The nucleotide sequence CCATGTTTGTGAATAGTATGGACAGCTTCTAGCATGTTCTTCCAGTAGAACTTCCTCTCGAGTGGATTGACAGTCGTTCGGTTACGCAGCCAAGTGTTTAGATCTAAGTTGCCACACTCCATCAGCATGTAAATGTAGTCGTTTGTTATTTCACTGCAAAAACAGGACCGTGAGAACATTAAAAAATGTTACATAGTACATTTCCATGTATTTCCCTCAAATATGAagtacaagtcaaaatttgtgaGATAGTAAAACCAGACCTGCTAAAGTGATGAAAAGAATAATTCATTGTTGTATACAATGGAATTCTTTCCAAGCAGTCTGTGTACTTACTAGTCGTAGAGCTTGATGATTTGATCGCTGTATTGTTGCAAGTGATTCAGATGTTCAATCTCATTTTTGTAACTTTCCACTGTCTGAGCATCCGCTTCCTCAAGGTTTACGTATTTCACCGCAAACAACTGTTTTTTATGATCCAGGACCTGGTAcacctaaaaaaatatatctttaagTCAAGACTTCGCTAATATGGATGAATACTAATgactatgtattattattattagtatattATAAGTGAGTTATATGCACAACACAGTTTCATCATATCTTTCCTTTCGTTATCATTTACCTTGCTGGATCCACCACGTCCAATCATTTTAAGAATGAAGAACTGCTTGCCTTTAATGGTAATGGAGTCATTTGACAGTGATGTGAGGGAAGCCTGTTGGTATGAGAAAAAACGTGCATCGGTTTtgtgttattgttttatttatactAAGTCATACCAAATTTGATTGacttttattttacattatttatttttcagttgcatAGTAAGTTTTGAATTGtgttttttaattgaaataCCGATAACAAATATCCAGACAGAATGTGATACAAAGTGGAAATGGAAGTAAGTAGAGATTGTTAGATATTTCCGTCCTCCAGTACACTTTCGTACTTCAAATGATCAGAATTGTGATCAGGGCTTTACTATAGAGTTGTTGCACAAGTTAAAAGGTTGTACCTGTGGAATTTGAAATCCAGTTGAGTGATTCAAAGGTGTGCAAGGCTGCTGAACAGGTTCAACTCTGTGTGCTGCATCTCTGGATGAACACAACACTGGAGGGTCTCTCTTTACAATAGGAGTAATAAAGCTGAAAATAGAAGTTAGTTGTAACAgttgttaaaaacaacaaaaaaatcacaacaataATGCTTCATAATTGTCATCTAAATCTAAAGAGTTTTTGTGTTCAAAGCATGCACAGACAAATAAATGCATGATATTCAACGGTCGTGTTTATTACCTATTTGCACATGTGCTTCTGTAGTTATTTGGAGTTCGTAGATTTAATGTCGATGGAAGCCGAAGAGATGGAGTCGGGATGGATTTCACGACATGAGGAATCTGTTTGGAATCAGGTGGTGTTACACGTTTCATCTGAAAAGAAGATGAAGAAGCATGCAAAAAGGAGTTCAATTTGACAGGAAGTTGAATTAGAAAATATGTTGCAAATTAGGAATGGCTTGAAAACATCACAGATCATGAAAACGGTCTTCAACTGACCAGCCTGACACTAGTTAGGTGACCTTGAGACTGCAATTGCAGCATTACGCCAAATGTATTAGGCAATTTCATggattttaagaaaaaaaatattgtttcttTTGTGACTAAAGTTAGCAGGGTTGACATTCCAATTGCACCTAAACCTCAATTTTACACGCCTTGATTCGACGCGTTTTTGTCATGGATGCCAATTTTTTCATcgtaaatacatttttcaagtactgatttttttttttttatttgatgaatTTATGTGACCAATTTAAAGGCCTTTGATAATAAGAAGTCCtccacacagtcacacacagtCTGGTGACCAAAACATTTTGCAGAAAATGTATAAAGATGTCAAACCTCTGCAATAACATCCTTCTGAGTTGTCATCTTCCATTCCCCAACTGATACACCCTCCTTGCTGGCCGGTTTGGGATCTTCCACGGTTTGGTTTCCAGCAACCTTATCAGGGAGCTGGGATTCTTGGATTCAACAATGTTGGcaagttaatttaaaaaaacaatggaaAACAAATACTAGGTATGGGCTGATTACTGGTTTGAGATTTACTCgggttttaattttaaaatcaaGATTTGCGTAACTGCTAAAACAAGCTGTCACCAGTGATGAGCTCTCCTCTTAAACAGTTAGGCTTTAAATTAGGCTATAAGAGAGCTCATGGCCCATGCAGAGGcatgtcattgctgtccagacctTCCAATAAGTGTCTTCAAGAATACCTAGAGAGAGCTGCTCTTTCTCAGTGGAAACAAGTTGTTTCTCTCCAGCTTTCAGCTTCTGCAACGCAACCTCCAGCAGCTCAGCTGGCTTGGCATCCAATGACTGAGCTTTGAGCAGTATTGAAATCGCCTTGTTCACATTGCCTGAATAAAGAGGACAAAAAGAGTGTTCTGAAATTGATTTACAATCAACAAACAAACTGTCATGCTTTCACAGCTTGTTTTAATCAGCAggcaaaaataacaaatgttgcaTTACTATACCTTGAgaagccacaaactgagcataagCTACATGAACAAATGCAAATGATTTGCACTGGGATCTTGCAACTATGAAATGGTCTTCAGcttcatcaaggtcatcaatgctttaaaagaaaaacaaaaattttaAATGCGAAACGTTTCAAAAACAGACCGTTGGAATAAGAAACATTTTTGCCCATGTCACTTTAGGAGCTCCCGCACTGCTAAACAAGAAATAAATGTCTTTTTATAAAACAGTCAATTGTATGTATTTGtacacatacaatacaataatacGTAAGCAGGGTTCCCATTAAGTCATGGTTTCCTACTAATatatccacattttgtaaaatcAACAGGCCCAGATTCCATTATGAGCAAATCAAAGTGTGAGTAAATTGAGATGATTcagatcatcattattatttaagGTTAGGAAACACACTACAGGGTAATGCAGTAAAAGTACAGCGAACACTTACCCCTTGAGTTCTGCATATTTGATCAGTATTCTTGCATAGCAAGAGTTCTTGTTGTACCGTCTTATGGGCAGACGGATGAAAATTTTAGAATAGCAATCCTTGAGTTTATTAAGCAGGTTGATGTCTGTATGAGGGTTGCCTCCTTTTTCAAGGTTAACCAGGTAAGTCCAACATGACTCAAGGGAATTTGACAGAAGGACTTGTTCAAAATCGGAAGTTACATCTGCAAAGACAAAGCTAAAGGTCAGACAAAAGTCACTCCCTCCCCTCAAAAGAAACACGTTTTGGTCAATCCAGTATTATGTAGGCATGTATAAACACCATCTATTATTACCGTCTAATTTGAGGGTATTCTTTGAATCATCTGCATCAAGATGAGTACTCATGGGCTCCACAGAGTCCTGGACTTCAAAAGGGCCATTTACCGGGGTAGTAGATGGTGtctgcaaaaaatgaaaaaaacattttttcttttttaaccccTGCTACAATATCACTCCTGAACTGAGCACTAAAAACTGTGATCAGGAATACTAAAACAAAATGCAAACCGGAAAGCTGTCCAAGTGGTGATCTTCAGGGGCTTTCCTTGCCGAGAATAACCCAAGCTTTGTGCTCCCATGAGAACCAGACGTTTGCCTGAAACACAAAGACACCATTtacacacaacacatttattgtcgtGCATAtctcattttgctttttttagaccgtacttttttttaaatatagaaaAGATGCAGGTAATTCAGAACTAGTAATTTTGTTGAAAATATACCTGGATAAATTCTTTATAATTAATCCATCAGTGCTATTTGATGGGCTCTCATTGACATAATCACCAACGCCATCACAATCCTTTTCTGGGATGGAGGAAGGAACATTGGGAACTCTGCCTGGCTAATAtataaaggggggaaaaaaacagacttCAACACCAACAAATATACTtataataaatagtaatttagacCAACACAGAGGAATCGAATTCTCACCAGACTCTTGCATTGAGATGCAGGCATCCGGTTCTGCAGCTGGTCTAATGATACACTGAGTATTTTACTTCTGTGATTAAGAGAACAAAAAAGTGacatgtttttaaaaatgtaaagaaGCAGGTTCAAAGTTGGAAGTAGTCGTTCACCTTACCCTAAATTGATACTGCCTGACAGATGCAATTCACCTGTCCCATCCGATATCCTGCTTACTTTCTGGAACTCTGAGGCTTTTTTAACATCATGAGCAGTACTGTTTAACAAATCTGTCAAAAATACAATGGCAATTAATAAACTTTGTATCAAGTATAATGTATGCTTGAAAATGACTGATATGTTCGATCAGAATTCCAAGAGGATACTTCTAAATGAAACTAATAGAGTAACCTCTCACCCTGACCTGGACAAATACACGCGTATATTTTCAATGTTAATGCAGTGTATAAAGTGCCTAAAGACACGATGAACTATAACTTAAGGCTGTGCACAGTAGGTGATAGGACAGAAAGATTCTTACATGGGTAATTTTCCTTTTCATCCGGAGGGAAACTCTGATGTTTTTCTCCCTGCAAACGTAGCAAGGCAGTCTCCAGTAGTTCTTTTGGGTCGGCACCCAGATCAATTGCGTTTtgcaatatacacacacatttctTTATGTTgcctgatgacaaaaaaaaagatgtcagatACTATGTGATAATTTACACTATTACGAAAATGTTTGTACCTTGAGAATGCACAAACTTTGCATGTGCGATGTGAACAAATGCAAAGTTCTGGCAATGAGACCTTGCCAAATTGAAGTTGGCCTCAGCCTCGTTGACATCTTGAATTCTACGAAATGAAAAACATTATCATCAGATGAAAATAGCATTGTGTGGCAAAAGCAGGTCTTATGGGTGAAAGGCCTGGTCCTAAACTCTGCCACAACTGCAGCTTTTAAAAATGCAGCAGATACGTACAGAAATCAAAGGATCGGAATAGGTAAATCATACCTTTTAGAAATACAGTATCACAGTAGTAGTATTGAAAAGAAGGGAAAACACTTGCACATGATTTATAACAAGGTCACTCACGCTTTCAACTCTGCAAATCTTACTAACATCCTGGCATAACTCTCATTTTTGCAGTGTAGTCCAAGTGGCATATTTGAAAACACTCTTGAGTAAAAATTGATGAGTCGAGTGAGATGATACGAATTCGAGTGTGGGTcccctttcttctccaggttcaTCAAGTATGACAGACAAGCTTCAGACGAATTTAAGCTGATGATCTGGTTGATATTATCAGTGTCATCTGAAAGTCAAGGAAATCAAAGAGATGATTAAACCTGTAGACGATAGGACAACACAGCATTAAAAGTACCTTCATTGAGATGTTTTTTAATCTTGTTGAGCTGTTGACAAACCATGGCAAGTTTCTGCATTCTCTCCGTACGCGCTTCTTCCATCTAAAGTGAGAGATAACGACATGTCTGTCCATAGACAACACTGTACatgtatttttgtttgtattttgctgttttttgtttttgttttgtagccaGGTTGGAGAATAAGAACCAGTTCACAATGAATGGATGCCGcaacaaaggggaaaaaaataactgcaGGCGAGATTTTAAGCAGCTAACGTGGCTGAGCATCGCAAAATGACTTAACGATTTTGTTCAGCGATTGATCACGCCAGGTTGCTACTATCGACGCGTCGCATGAGTTGTTATGCCTGAATAATTTGTCGCCTCTCACCGTGCAAAGATGCCAGTAGCATTAATCCTTATTTCACCGAAGTCGAACGATATGTTTGCCCTACCACTGCCAACATGTCAGACAAGACACAAGCCACCCCACCCCTAACACCAGGCCTTGCCGTAAGATGCGCCAAACACACAATATTCCAAATATTGCACTACGTTACTTTATTCTATGGACGAATCGTATGatggttcttttttttattaccctTACATGTATTTTGGGGGCTCTTACCGTGGAGATGATAGTCACGTTAATCCTTTTTAACTGAGTTATTAGGTCGAGCAATGTTTTTCGTCCTAAACTCAACTGAAAGTTTTAAAATACTGCACTTCCGTTTGACTCGCGTGTTGATTGGCTACTGTGGGCTGACGCTTTTGAGCTAATATGACGTCAGTCGATAATGGCGAACCCATAATGCCAAAATACATAAAAGGCAAAACACAATTTACCGTTTATAAACATTTTTTAGCTTAATTCAATCATTATTACAAACATCTGTTATTCGAAATAACTTAACGTAACACAAAGTATTTTTAATAATCGCATGAAGGTATGCCGTTGTGTTCCTACCTTAAGTTATTTAGTGAAATGTAAGAAAGAAACAATATTCTTTTATTTCTATACATTTAGGAAATGATTAGGAAGAAAAGCCGGAGGCAAAAACGTATCGTGAACAACAAACTATTTTATTGGAATCAGCCCTACCGACCTCCCACGAATGCAGCATTGCATCGCTGATAATActcatcatcataataataataataataataataataataataataataataataataataataataataataataataataataataataatgacagagGTTGCGACGTATTTAATTCACCAAAATATGCTGTAATTATTACAGCATATTTATTACAGTGTAATAAATCCTCAACGCCAGAAtctgtttaatttaaaaattgaaTGAGTAATTTTGATTAGTGacgcaaaaatattttttttttttcgcgaaCTCCGACActtaatgaatggatgaatgaaggCAGCTTTCGAGTCGTCTCTTATTTCCTTGTTCCTGCTCCTCCCAACTGAGCTCCAAGATGGCAGCTGCGCAAGAGAGATGAGCAACGACATTAGAGTTCTGTCATGAAACAGCAGCGGAGTATGTATTTCTTTCATGGTTGTGACCTCGCCGTCATTTAGTATCTAGCAAATTTAGTCACACTCCACGGGGCCACTGAGGGATTTGGAAATCAAATGATTTTCTATTGGCTAAGCTAGCATGCAGCATAAATGAACTTGTGTCGTCAGCAACACAAAAGGAAATATCAGCTTTGCATACGGTAATTTACGTTTGTGGCTGAATTATTGAAACGATCGATAATAAAGAAAACGCTTGCTGGTGAGCCTTGAAATGCACAAACGTTACATTCTATGTTCTCTTTACTACATTCGGTGCTTTGCTTGATATTGACATTGTTTAATATTACACTATAGTTGTTGATAGTTGACAGCAAATCCACaagaatgataaaaatgattattttttcacCAGCTCAATTTCGTCATGGCCATCACTCAATTCCGTCTGTTTAAGATCTGCACATGTCTGGCCAGTTTGCTGTCTTTCTTTAAGAGATTGATATGCAGGTAAGTGTTTAcaaaaactttcaaacaagCTATTTGGACAACTGTATCAGTATTATTCTAATATGATAGCTGTAGTGGTTGGGCATAAGTAATTGAACGATTTTCCCCtaacatatccatccatccatccattttttgcaCCAGGGATGGGCATCTTAAATGCTGGCAGAAGGCACAGTTTTTCATCACTGCTATTGCGGGGCCACATAGTACTTCCTAACCAAATGTATGACAAAATACTATTTCGAATATTAACTAAATTTGTGCAAACATGCatcatttattttttgacaATGCATTTTTCAATATagtcatgttttttatttatgtattaattTGATTAGTCAAGGAGTTAATCTGGCTGTTGCAGCAGGCCTCCAGTTGCACATTGTTGTTTATCTGTTTAACTacttcccttttttttgttattgtttgccAACAAACTAGGAGTGGAAGGGGCCGAAAGCTCAGTGGGGATCAAATAACTCTCCCGACCACAGTGGATTTCTCATCATCCATACCAAAACAGGTTAGTAGTAAACTCTGTGAAATTAATCATCTACTATAGCCTGGTAAGAAAAGGACAGACTGTAAGATTTATTATCACAGTGTATTTCccatttgtgtttgaaaattctTAAAGTTTCCCTATCCCACTCAGGGGCAAACAATTGTGAGTGTGTTCAAAGGCAGCGAATGTTACGTTCTCAGCAGGTTTTGTTCAAGGTCGCAAACATTCACCAGTATTTCTCTTGCGACAAGAATAGTAACAAAAACTGTTGGCGAACGTCTGTCAAATGTTTTGCGAACATTTCCGAACTCTGTGAATATTAGCACATAATTTTCCTCTCTGCATACAGCCAGATGTTGAAGAATGGAGTTCTTGGGATGAAGATGCTCCAACAAGTATTAAGATTGAAGGTGGTAATGGAAACGTTACCCCTCAACCCACTGAGAATGAAGAGCCCGACTACTTCAAAGACATGGCACCAACCATCAGGAAAACACAGAAGGTAGGCTATATCTTTATCATAATTACATCACAAAGAAATCTTTATAATTTTACATAATTATGATTTGATAATGCTGCTATATGAACTTTATCAAACATTTTAATGTTTGATAAGTGACTTGTTATTCACAGCTTCATTAAAATGTCATTGTTAAATTTAGTTATCAGGTATCACGTCAAATATGATGGACACGCTTCAGGAATTATGAATTATGAAA is from Syngnathus scovelli strain Florida chromosome 9, RoL_Ssco_1.2, whole genome shotgun sequence and encodes:
- the ttk gene encoding dual specificity protein kinase Ttk isoform X1, translated to MEEARTERMQKLAMVCQQLNKIKKHLNEDDTDNINQIISLNSSEACLSYLMNLEKKGDPHSNSYHLTRLINFYSRVFSNMPLGLHCKNESYARMLVRFAELKAIQDVNEAEANFNLARSHCQNFAFVHIAHAKFVHSQGNIKKCVCILQNAIDLGADPKELLETALLRLQGEKHQSFPPDEKENYPYLLNSTAHDVKKASEFQKVSRISDGTGELHLSGSINLGSKILSVSLDQLQNRMPASQCKSLPGRVPNVPSSIPEKDCDGVGDYVNESPSNSTDGLIIKNLSRQTSGSHGSTKLGLFSARKAPEDHHLDSFPTPSTTPVNGPFEVQDSVEPMSTHLDADDSKNTLKLDDVTSDFEQVLLSNSLESCWTYLVNLEKGGNPHTDINLLNKLKDCYSKIFIRLPIRRYNKNSCYARILIKYAELKGIDDLDEAEDHFIVARSQCKSFAFVHVAYAQFVASQGNVNKAISILLKAQSLDAKPAELLEVALQKLKAGEKQLVSTEKEQLSLESQLPDKVAGNQTVEDPKPASKEGVSVGEWKMTTQKDVIAEMKRVTPPDSKQIPHVVKSIPTPSLRLPSTLNLRTPNNYRSTCANSFITPIVKRDPPVLCSSRDAAHRVEPVQQPCTPLNHSTGFQIPQASLTSLSNDSITIKGKQFFILKMIGRGGSSKVYQVLDHKKQLFAVKYVNLEEADAQTVESYKNEIEHLNHLQQYSDQIIKLYDYEITNDYIYMLMECGNLDLNTWLRNRTTVNPLERKFYWKNMLEAVHTIHKHGIIHSDLKPANFVIVNASLKLIDFGIANRMQPDVTSIMKDTQVGTLNYMPPEAIKDTSSQHGKACSKISPKGDVWSLGCILYCMTYKKTPFQSITNQIAKLHAIIDPKHDIEFADISEKDLLDVLKRCLVRNPRERISIVELLEHPYLQLKPQDSPETERPCNSDLKKILTDLAALQSPNSIIRAANNLAKMCNSGRKLDVAECAKSISYVEK
- the ttk gene encoding dual specificity protein kinase Ttk isoform X2, with the protein product MEEARTERMQKLAMVCQQLNKIKKHLNEDDTDNINQIISLNSSEACLSYLMNLEKKGDPHSNSYHLTRLINFYSRVFSNMPLGLHCKNESYARIIQDVNEAEANFNLARSHCQNFAFVHIAHAKFVHSQGNIKKCVCILQNAIDLGADPKELLETALLRLQGEKHQSFPPDEKENYPYLLNSTAHDVKKASEFQKVSRISDGTGELHLSGSINLGSKILSVSLDQLQNRMPASQCKSLPGRVPNVPSSIPEKDCDGVGDYVNESPSNSTDGLIIKNLSRQTSGSHGSTKLGLFSARKAPEDHHLDSFPTPSTTPVNGPFEVQDSVEPMSTHLDADDSKNTLKLDDVTSDFEQVLLSNSLESCWTYLVNLEKGGNPHTDINLLNKLKDCYSKIFIRLPIRRYNKNSCYARILIKYAELKGIDDLDEAEDHFIVARSQCKSFAFVHVAYAQFVASQGNVNKAISILLKAQSLDAKPAELLEVALQKLKAGEKQLVSTEKEQLSLESQLPDKVAGNQTVEDPKPASKEGVSVGEWKMTTQKDVIAEMKRVTPPDSKQIPHVVKSIPTPSLRLPSTLNLRTPNNYRSTCANSFITPIVKRDPPVLCSSRDAAHRVEPVQQPCTPLNHSTGFQIPQASLTSLSNDSITIKGKQFFILKMIGRGGSSKVYQVLDHKKQLFAVKYVNLEEADAQTVESYKNEIEHLNHLQQYSDQIIKLYDYEITNDYIYMLMECGNLDLNTWLRNRTTVNPLERKFYWKNMLEAVHTIHKHGIIHSDLKPANFVIVNASLKLIDFGIANRMQPDVTSIMKDTQVGTLNYMPPEAIKDTSSQHGKACSKISPKGDVWSLGCILYCMTYKKTPFQSITNQIAKLHAIIDPKHDIEFADISEKDLLDVLKRCLVRNPRERISIVELLEHPYLQLKPQDSPETERPCNSDLKKILTDLAALQSPNSIIRAANNLAKMCNSGRKLDVAECAKSISYVEK
- the ebag9 gene encoding receptor-binding cancer antigen expressed on SiSo cells, with amino-acid sequence MAITQFRLFKICTCLASLLSFFKRLICRSGRGRKLSGDQITLPTTVDFSSSIPKQPDVEEWSSWDEDAPTSIKIEGGNGNVTPQPTENEEPDYFKDMAPTIRKTQKIVLKKREPLNYLVPDGSAGFSSRLAVSQDMMTFCPPSAELGEMDTWQGDTNAWEEESDATWEAEEVLRQQKLADREKRSMEQQRKKMEKEAQRMMKKEQKMAVKLS